The genomic region CCTTTTAGAATGAATTGTTTCATTATATGATATCAGAATTTTGTGTCTAAAAGATTTAGAGTTACAGTGAATTCTAAAAAGTGAAAAAATAGCATAAggcaaataaaagagaaaagaatgtCTATATAAAAATCaagcaaattcaaaaaaatcttttgtTTGAAaaagagtattagagatataactattaatgttgtctttttttaatttaaatttttgggATGAATGATTTTATGACCacaattaatttctctatttagttattaaaatttattgaGGATTAAACAAAATATCtaactaataattttttaatgacTGATTTATAGTATTattatgaataaaatagtaatGTTTGATAAATTTGTCCATCATCATCAAACTAAAAGTATATGTATATTCCTCTAAAAGAACCTAATTTATTTTGTCATCTATTTACAAACgataaataataaattagttatttttcaaaaattacaagatGCGACTTTGTCTTTTATGTTTTTGGCTAAAGATGATATTAGAGTGTAATGCGTATTAACAGGGCTCTATGAATCTAATTCGAAGATGTTTTCATCAAAAACCGTCATTGGATCATCAGTATAGTCGCCATACAAAGGCCAGGGGAGGTACATAGGTACATATACTAAGGCAGCGTTTATTTTCATTGaccaaaactaaaattgaaaattgagacttaatattttgtttgatagtgagagattaaaattaaaattttagttttagaatacaaaattttagttttttttaatacTTTTAGAAAGTAGGACAGAGATCActaaatttttaagaaataaaaactaaaattttgtattctaaaactaaaattttaattcaatatttatatttattttatattaaacatAATACTGACTTATcaagatataatttaatttaatatattttatatcaaatataatataaagacttaatttaatctttatttttttagtttcagtctttcaatttcaatcttctttCTAAACGCAGCCTAATATTTTAAGGTTTGActctgaaaaagaaaattaacaaaAACTCTTCCTTTAATAATAGAATTATACttctaaaaaaagagaaaaaaagtgttaaacataaaaataaactgtTTTATTGAATAAAATCTATTTTACaaaatttgtgtataaatatatattatttaatttaatttatttaatttaatatgtattttatattttaatatatatatagttgatttaatttagtgatttttttttatgtatacatAGTAATAGTATAGGTAGGacttataaaataaatttcaaatttttgtaCACAAATTGGATATCTTCAAATCAAATTGAAAATACTCcaaattgaaaatggaaaatAGCGATGCGAGTGACCAAGTCACCTTGTGTCTGGTGAGCCCATATATTGATGGCATCTACTTCCATTATTTCTTCTGTCCTAAGAAACAAAGAAACATCCAAAGTGTGTGTAGTGCAATATGTCAATCTAGAGAAATTATAAATTAAGAATGTAACACAAAGCATCCCAAAAGGTCAAAAACACAGAGAACTGTTCCACGCGCAGGAGTGAGAGAACTTTGAAATCAAGAACTGTTTTTGCTGCAAACTAAACAAagatttataataattaatataagTCCATAGATATAGGAAGATAGATGCTGACCTTTTTACAatgaaatatttaaattattatttttattcactcttattttatattttaattgctATCTAGTTTTTTNNNNNNNNNNNNNNNNNNNNNNNNNNNNNNNNNNNNNNNNNNNNNNNNNNNNNNNNNNNNNNNNNNNNNNNNNNNNNNNNNNNNNNNNNNNNNNNNNNNNNNNNNNNNNNNNNNNNNNNNNNNNNNNNNNNNNNNNNNNNNNNNNNNNNNNNNNNNNNNNNNNNNNNNNNNNNNNNNNNNNNNNNNNNNNNNNNNNNNNNNNNNNNNNNNNNNNNNNNNNNNNNNNNNNNNNNNNNNNNNNNNNNNNNNNNNNNNNNNNNNNNNNNNNNNNNNNNNNNNNNNNNNNNNNNNNNNNNNNNNNNNNNNNNNNNNNNNNNNNNNNNNNNNNNNNNNNNNNNNNNNNNNNNNNNNNNNNNNNNNNNNNNNNNNNNNNNNNNNNNNNNNNNNNNNNNNNNNNNNNNNNNNNNNNNNNNNNNNNNNNNNNNNNNNNNNNNNNNNNNNNNNNNNNNNNNNNNNNNNNNNNNNNNNNNNNNNNNNNNNNNNNNNNNNNNNNNNNNNNNNNNNNNNNNNNNNNNNNNNNNNNNNNNNNNNNNNNNNNNNNNNNNNNNNNNNNNNNNNNNNNNNNNNNNNNNNNNNNNNNNNNNNNNNNNNNNNNNNNNNNNNNNNNNNNNNNNNNNNNNNNNNNNNNNNNNNNNNNNNNNNNNNNNNNNNNNNNNNNNNNNNNNNNNNNNNNNNNNNNNNNNNNNNNNNNNNNNNNNNNNNNNNNNNNNNNNNNNNNNNNNNNNNNNNNNNNNNNNNNNNNNNNNNNNNNNNNNNNNNNNNNNNNNNNNNNNNNNNNNNNNNCGGTTATTAGattggtttgatttttaaaaaagtaattaaaaataataaaattataatttttaaaaaatatatattttttatttttttattatttttatttttattattaaaaatttatctaatatattaaaaaataaaaaaagtttttgataattttttttattaacttaatgatattcaaataaataCTTAGTAGTTTAGTTTaatgtagaaaataaattaactaGACAAAACAATTGTCTTTTTCAGCCGAAAGTTTACTTCCATCTCACACTACACATGGTGCATCCAATTTCAACAATtaataatcaaatcaaataaaggGTTTTTATTGGTGGATGTGTGCAACAACAGTGTaacatttcttttctttattatttgATTTCATGTGCATAACCAATTGACCATATCCTTAGCTTCAATTCATTGAGAAATTAATTAAGGATGCAAGTTGTTGTTATTGCAAGTGGCATAATAGTGACCAAAAAAATTACTAGGGGTTTGCTTCATTCATGGACACGTTGGTGGGGACTGCATAATAATAAGTGATGGATCAGAGATAAGAAAACAAGTATAAAAGGTTGCATTGTATGTTCTTGCGCTGTTCTACATACTTAGACAGCAAATGCTTATCTGGATTCTATATTGGTATGTGTATTGCATAGATATTCTAATTTTGGGCCTAGCTACGTTTTTTTGGGtcacagaaattatttttaatataaaaacaaagaTGATATTTTagttgaatattgatatttgaagtgTATTATAATATTGTGGAAATCATTCAATATGCTCTCTACGTGTTTTAACACGCTCCCTACGTGTTAGCCAATATATTGCCACGTGTTGACTTATCACCAACAAAATCTATCCATTTGTAATTACACTAAataatttcattttcaaaaaaaaaaaatccaatattTTTTCCGTCAGCCAGGATATGACCAGTTAatatattccttttttttttgttctataTTTTCTGTGAgagaaattttttaaatttttttagtctTTATCTTCTAGTTTCTACTAAAATTCCTttaatctttttttcttttttttttattattttcttttactttcttacATTTCCACAATATAAATTATCTTCGTACTCTTCTATTGCCTTTCCCTAAGTGTCTAATGGAAAGAGAATCAAAGATTCTTAATTTagatttgtctttctaaagcttttaggaCAGTTTTCTGCTTACACTTTTAGTAATTTAGTNNNNNNNNNNNNNNNNNNNNNNNNNNNNNNNNNNNNNNNNNNNNNNNNNNNNNNNNNNNNNNNNNNNNNNNNNNNNNNNNNNNNNNNNNNNNNNNNNNNNNNNNNNNNNNNNNNNNNNNNNNNNNNNNNNNNNNNNNNNNNNNNNNNNNNNNNNNNNNNNNNNNNNNNNNNNNNNNNNNNNNNNNNNNNNNNNNNNNNNNNNNNNNNNNNNNNNNNNNNNNNNNNNNNNNNNNNNNNNNNNNNNNNNNNNNNNNNNNNNNNNNNNNNNNNNNNNNNNNNNNNNNNNNNNNNNNNNNNNNNNNNNNNNNNNNNNNNNNNNNNNNNNNNNNNNNNNNNNNNNNNNNNNNNNNNNNNNNNNNNNNNNNNNNNNNNNNNNNNNNNNNNNNNNNNNNNNNNNNNNNNNNNNNNNNNNNNNNNNNNNNNNNNNNNNNNNNNNNNNNNNNNNNNNNNNNNNNNNNNNNNNNNNNNNNNNNNNNNNNNNNNNNNNNNNNCTTTGAACTCCTTACTTAATATCCAAAATACCCCTAAACTTATTATATTACTATTTTATCCTCAATCTTTTATTAAATTATCATTATATCCTCATAATTTCTCAAGTCATTGTTGatattctttctttttcaagaaaatcgAACATTtaccttatttttctttcaagtTTTCTGTTTGACTTTTAATCCATTTTCGAACTTTTTAGTTATCGATTTTTCTTagcttttagtttaatttttcaaCTATCAAATCACATGAAATTTCTCaataataaaacttgaaaacagcCGCAAAATATAGCTCAACAGTTCAGTTTTGAATTGCTTCCTTGAAAATGAAACATAAAGTCATCAAATCAacaaaatttcatcaaaattcaaGTATAAAATTATACAATATATTTCAAGTCACAAACATCCAATCAACAATCGCACTTTAAAAACAGATTTAATTCAtattaaaattaccaaattctAGTTCTTGttgcttttaacaaaatagatgCACCAAGTATGGTTTTTGACTAAGAAATTCAAGAAGAAAACGTCAAAAATTGATTACTCCACCAAGCTCCCACTTGGTCAAATCATACATTGAGGGACAGCGGCTTCGCTCTTTGTTTCTTTCCATGAACACCGGTGCCATTTTGAAGAGGAAAAAGAGATGAATACTTTAAtcagttttagatttttttatgcGAGTTACGGAACTCAAGAAATCAAACTCGGAAGGTTATGACTTTCGTAGGTTCTCTCAGGGTctcactctcttcttttctttctatttggtTCGGTTAGAATAAAGAAGATAAGATGAGattaatgatgataatgatgatgtgtTAAAGAAGGAGCGTGTGTCACGTTCTGAAGCTTCTGAGTCAGCGAgtcaagttataaatattttaaacgaATAATTAGAAAAGATAGAtatattaaaacataaataatatatatatatataaaataattataaaaattatttttcaaaaataaaaataataataattataaaattattttggtgttatttttttgaaattattttttataattatgaaactaattataagaaattattttaataaaaataatcacAAAAAATTACAAGAgagagaattatttttattttagatttaatttttttgtcatatgttaatattttatttgttggTCAAACTTATGCCACCTTTAGCCACCAAAACCAATGCTACCATAGAATTTCcctatatatatagatagataaatatatatgagttactaacaTGATTATCGTAAAGATAGAAGATATATGATGAAGTATTAGCAAATTTAAATCTATCGAAAAGTACCAATAATAATAGTAACTAATCCTTATTTTAATTAAAACAGGTAAAAATAAAACagcaacataataataataataattttatcttCTCTCAGAATTCTGGATCGGTCATCAAACTGGAACTAACCatagaaaaatcaaaattttaaaaaatattgttttattataaaatttaggATGTTACATCGCTTGTTTAAACAGACTAATAAACTAATCTCTAAgccaattaactttttttttttgccggATGAATTGGACAACCCCAATTCTAGATATCATTACATATTCATCCACACAACACTAAAGAATTCCTTTTAACTTGGTGCATCACTAAGGTTCGAATCCGAATATAGCATATTAAGAGGCTCATGATTTACCATCTGAGCTAAGTCTCAGCTGCAAGTCAATTGGCTTGAGTCAGCTCATTTTGGTGGCGGGGACAAAAAGGTATAAAATTAGTGGTTTTTTATTCTTTCTCTCTTTTGGGCCTTGAAATTAGTTCTAATTGGATATTACGAAGTGATGTGCATGCAAAAGTCTTGGGCCTCAATGGAGCATGTTCTGTAATATTGTTTCCAATGCACTGCGGTGGtacttgattttttttattggacAGGTCGGTGTTACTTGATTTGTTACCATATATTTGTAATCGGGCTTATTAGTCTGTTTCAAATTAACGATTGAACCATTTCAGAAAAAAAATTTGCAGCAACCCGATCCAATTTGGAGAAAATAATCCCTAAAGAGTAAAACCACACAAGTCGTAGTTGTTTATGTTGTTTAAGCGTTATGTTCTAACTAAATTCTTTTGAAGTCATCAAATCCCAAGTTAGTAAGCAACCCTTGATAACAAGATCCCCtacatatttataaattataaattattatttacttaggttgttattttcaaattttaagtttgggttgttttacttaggttgttattttttaaattttaaattgttttattTGTTTGGGTTGTTTTACTtaagttgttattttttttagatttcaaattattttatttaagttgttattttttaaattttatttagatTTTACTTAGAttgttcttttttatattttaacactattttttaaaaatctgttAATtctttttagaattattttttaaaattttgttgattttttttaaattgcagcTACATAAATTCTTTTAAAGAAATTtagagttttaaaaaaaattacgttAATTATTCTTCGGTTGTTACATACTAATATTACTATAAATAAAGATTTACGTtagtttagaatttttattatttgtttaggttgttattttcaaattttaagtttgggttgttttacttagtttgttattttttaaattttaaattaaagtcaaccaaatttaaaaaattttaattatgatGCAACTATAAAAGGATAAGTTATGAGAGATGTAAAGCACCACAATTTAAAGTACATCAATCCCTTTCTTTACATATATCCAAAATCTCCATACTTATTCCAATGGCTGGTATTCACAAAATTGCTGACATCAATCCTACAATCGACAATTTGTGTGTACGTATATGAGTGATACGGTTACAGACACTATCAAGTTACGAAAATTCTCCATTGTCATACTCAATTGAGATGGTTTGGCTCGATAAAGACGCGAATTTTCTACTAATATCCTTTTATCCATGACTCcaaggttatttatttatttttttaaattaaagtctATGTACATTGGATTAGATATTGAATAAgtctatatttaattttttttatgttattttcttttttaagcaAGTATCGAATAAAGTTTGGTGTCATTGATGATTCTGACTGTGCATGTTATGTAGTCTTTGACAAGGAGGCAAAACAAATTTTGGGAAAGAGCTGTGTAGAGATACTTGATCTACTCCTATTGGTAAGATCTAAccaatatttatttctaaaaacatcagtgaagatatttttattggtactttttatattatttattattaatatattatgtaaTACCCTGCAGAAAGGAGATCTATCGGATACACCTACACTTTTGCTCAACCTAATTGATAAGATTTTTCTCTTCATCGTTGAAGTTCAAATATCTGATAATCCACATTTTTCACCTTCTTATAAAGTTAAGAAGATGACTGATAATGTGGAtctcataaataaattcaaagaGGCTCACCCTATTCAAATTGTGAGTATATATAAGTGTACtttctattaaaaataaaatttattttttacttccttggtcattagtagtatctaatttataaataataattaattataattttaggatGTTGACTACACCAGTGGTTTGCTTCAAATTTCAAAGACATCCTCAATCATTGAAGGAGACAAAGTAGAAGGTGCTAAGGtatttgttaaaaaataatttttttttgtttgttttctcaaAATTAgatcttaattttattaaaaaaatattagtgagATAAAATCAAAGGTTAGAAAGAAGTCTTTAATTTAACGTGGTTTTTTGTACAGAATTTGTTGCTTGAATTCAAATGAAGTTGCGGCCAATGATGAATCCGAATTGTTGAAAAATGCTATTACACCAACTAAGCGACTATCCTCGGAGTCGGAAAATTCAAAGGTGGAAGGAGATAcctcaacttgcaagaagatcaaGATTGAGAAAGAAACTTGAGAATTTGGATGCACATGTTTTAGAATCCCTTTTAGAGTCTATCTAAATCTAATAGAATAATGCCAAGCATATGTTTGTTTTGGTGGAAACATTGTTTTTTCTTGAGTTGTTATTTTTCTGATACTATTTATAacgaaactaataaaaattatttttaaattaacaaattcCTATATTCTTAATGAATAACAAACGTTTAATTAAAGaagtttatttaaaaattttaaatttacacTAGCTAATTAGAAgactctatttaaaaatttaaaatttaaaattctaatacTAATTCCTAATTAAGTGGCTTCTTAaccattttgatttttaaatttaaatttttttatttgtcatatttataattttttttctatttatttcgtttacattgttattttttagattatctCAGCACAACAATAGAAGTACTttcatatttttctctctttttacttATAAGTTATTCATTTTCAATCTCTTTATTtaaggaaataaaaaaaagattttaactaTAAGTTGAATTTATTGATCTGAGATTAAActtatatttatttgaaaaaagatacttttgtaaaaaaatatatattattttctgtAAAATATGTTTACGTAACTAaataaatgagaataaaaaagaaattaaagcagCCATTGAAAATAAAACCTATGCGATTTTACATAGACATAATTAAGAAGACACTAATTTCATATTCTATTTGGTAAGTTAGACATgagaaaaaaatgtaaaaaaagtagtgtctcaaattaaaaattagtGTTTCAACATTTTAGAGAGATACAAAATACATCTTTTTAATGGGTGTTTGTGTATGACTATGCCTTCCATCATTTTTATCTCAGTAAACAAACACCATACATGTACTCCTGTATCTATATTTTGATGGACATGTATACCAAAAACAAACGCGACATTGTCTTCGTAATATGTTACtaaatttatttatgaaaaaattaCAGGAAATTCGAGTGATAGTTCCAATGGTGTGCATTTTCAATCGGTGTTGTCGAACATTACAAATAGCATTAATACAGATTTatttttggatgattttttttgGAACATGCACTTTGGTATATGCAAAATAATTATTATAGattttggatgattttttttgGAACATGCACTTTGGTATATGCAAAATAATTATTATAGATTCATGGGAGTACACAAATCGAATTAGATTGCAAAGGGATGCAAGACTGAATAAGAAGACTATGCTACTTCAAAAGAGACATGGTAAGATAAGCATGATAAATTGTAATTATCACAAAGCTAAAATTTTACTTCTTTTATCTTTAATACTACCTTCATAATATATATTCATAATTCAGCTGATTCAAACATTTAACAtatattcatttttctttttttataatataaagtaCTTGATTTATCTCTAATGATTACAGGAACAAGTACATCTAATTCAAATTTAGATACTAAAGACTTAGAAGAAGTGTGCATAACTGAAAAAGAAAGACACCTGATACAAAGAAAAATATTCTTGAAGGAATTGACtataaatctttcaaaattttttgaagaAGTTGAGGATATTACTGAAAACACGACTATATTAGATGATTCTATGCAAATTGAATATCCGGCCATATTCGATGTTGCTGAGAATACAGGTAATTTAAGAAGTAGCAATATCAGTACtttattatttactattattatgctttttataaacaaaaaattatcgtTTAGTGTTcaagttttaaaattcaaactaaGATATggttatatattataatttttgtatttgAACATTGATTTATTGTAATTCTTATTGTTTAATTAACGTCCATGTAAAATTTAAATCTTGAGGTTGGCACAATGAAATTGTATTATATGATCTCATCTTTTTAATCCATAAATTGCATTCTTCGGTAatcttttataaatattatttttatacttaACATGGTGAAAGAAaggtatatttttatataaagtatttattgCAGATATAACTGAAACAATTTATTATCTTGGTGATTATTAGATGTGATAGATATTGGTGACCCAGAATTTTTTTGTCGGCATTGCGACGCCATGATGCGGTATGAGGAGAGATCAGAGAAGTCCAAAACAGGATCCAATTTTGAGTTCTCAATATGTTGTATGCGAGGGAAGGTACAACTGCCGTTTTGAAGCACTTGATCGGACGCTCAGGGATCTTATGTCAGTTACCGATCAACATAAGACACATCAACCATTTGGTGGTAAGGTTGTTGTTCTAGGAGGTGATTTCAGACAGATACTTCCGGTGATTCCGAAAAGAAGTAGACACGATATATTGGCATCCGCTATTAACTCATCCCATCTGTGGTCATTTTGTAAGGTTCTGAAACTGCATACGAATATGAGGCTTATAATGTCTTCTTCGGATCAAGATGAAGGTAAAATGAAGAGATTTGCTAATTGGATACTTGATGTTGGAAATATAAATATTAGTTCTGTTGTTGGTGTTGAATCAGAAGTTGAAATTTCAGATGATCTATTGATTACAACTACTGATGACCCTTTCTCTCATTTGGTAGACTTTGCATATCTAAATTTGTTGTAAAACATGTCAGATTACAGGTATTTTCAGAGTAGGGCAATTCTTGCACCCACGCTTGAGAGTGTCGAGAAGGTAAACGATTTTGTCTTGACAATCTTTTCAGGGATGGAAAAGGAGTATTTGAGCTCTGACACATGTCAAGCTGATGAGAATGAAGATGTACAACAAGAGTGATTCACACCAGAGTTCCTAAATGACATCAAATGTTCGGGACTAACCAATcacaagttgactttgaagccAGGAGTCGCTGTAATGCTACTGTGAAACATAGACCAGACTTCAGGTTTATGCAACGGGACAAGATTAATAGTTAACGAACTTGGCAGCAACGTAATTGGAGCGACGGTAGTGACCGGTAGAAATATTGGAGATAAAGTGTACATtccaagaatgaac from Arachis ipaensis cultivar K30076 chromosome B02, Araip1.1, whole genome shotgun sequence harbors:
- the LOC107627733 gene encoding uncharacterized protein LOC107627733 translates to MRRDQRSPKQDPILSSQYVVCEGRYNCRFEALDRTLRDLMSVTDQHKTHQPFGGKVVVLGGDFRQILPVIPKRSRHDILASAINSSHLWSFCKVLKLHTNMRLIMSSSDQDEGKMKRFANWILDVGNINISSVVGVESEVEISDDLLITTTDDPFSHLSRAILAPTLESVEKVNDFVLTIFSGMEKEYLSSDTCQADENEDVQQE